A single window of Oreochromis aureus strain Israel breed Guangdong linkage group 5, ZZ_aureus, whole genome shotgun sequence DNA harbors:
- the LOC116319376 gene encoding pre-miRNA 5'-monophosphate methyltransferase isoform X1 — translation MATCSKNSKADADNEINDPGAAPYGNFINYYSFNPPENRLSLIPPALLRDLGYSDETTLILDVGCNSGELSGAFYKHLVPEEQSDRRKVHLLGFDLDETLVQRAQEINPLPSRITFIPLDITKDTNQLQDYLSQHGCSHFHLCLCLAVTMWVHLNHGDSGLLQLLSRLSSMSQHLLLEAQPWKCYRSAARRLRKLGRSDFDHFKTLKIQGDVADHAREHLERHCGMELIQSFGSTAWDRKLLLFRKT, via the exons ATGGCAACATGTTCGAAGAACAGCAAGGCTGATGCTGACAATGAAATAAACGATCCTGGCGCCGCTCCTTACGGTAACTTCATAAATTATTACAGCTTCAACCCTCCGGAGAACCGCCTGAGTCTGATTCCACCGGCTCTGCTCAGGGATTTAGGATACAGTGATGAGACCACGCTGATCCTGGACGTGGGCTGTAACTCAGGG GAACTGAGCGGAGCTTTCTACAAACATCTGGTGCCTGAGGAACAGTCTGATAGGAGGAAAGTTCACCTCCTGGGCTTTGACTTGGATGAAACTCTTGTTCAGCGAGCGCAGGAGATAAACCCTCTGCCAAGCAGAATCACCTTCATCCCTCTCGACATCACCAAAGACACCAACCAGCTTCAGGACTACCTCAGCCAGCACGGTTGCTCCCACTTCCACTTGTGTCTGTGTCTAGCTGTGACCATGTGGGTCCATTTAAACCACGGAGACTCAGGcctgctgcagctgctctcTCGCCTGTCCTCCATGAGCCAGCACCTCCTGCTGGAGGCCCAGCCCTGGAAGTGTTATCGCTCTGCAGCCCGGCGGCTGAGGAAGCTGGGACGCTCGGACTTTGACCACTTTAAGACCCTGAAGATCCAAGGGGATGTGGCGGATCATGCCAGGGAACACCTGGAAAGACACTGTGGCATGGAGCTAATCCAGAGCTTTGGCAGCACTGCATGGGACCGTaagctgctgcttttcagaaAGACGTGA
- the LOC116319391 gene encoding cytochrome c oxidase assembly protein COX14 homolog: MVTGKRLADIGYRAFSASMMLLTVYGGYLCAMRGYRYMQRQKQLKLAAENQDPEVIKD; encoded by the coding sequence ATGGTGACAGGAAAGCGGCTCGCAGACATCGGCTATCGGGCATTTTCTGCCTCGATGATGCTGCTGACGGTGTACGGGGGCTACCTGTGTGCAATGCGAGGATACCGCTACATGCAGAGGCAGAAGCAGCTGAAGCTGGCAGCAGAGAACCAGGATCCTGAAGTCATCAAAGACTGA
- the LOC116319376 gene encoding pre-miRNA 5'-monophosphate methyltransferase isoform X2 — protein MSAQLLCYFSGLAFVSFNPPENRLSLIPPALLRDLGYSDETTLILDVGCNSGELSGAFYKHLVPEEQSDRRKVHLLGFDLDETLVQRAQEINPLPSRITFIPLDITKDTNQLQDYLSQHGCSHFHLCLCLAVTMWVHLNHGDSGLLQLLSRLSSMSQHLLLEAQPWKCYRSAARRLRKLGRSDFDHFKTLKIQGDVADHAREHLERHCGMELIQSFGSTAWDRKLLLFRKT, from the exons ATGTCAGCACAGCTGCTATGCTACTTTAGCGGACTCGCTTTCGTAAG CTTCAACCCTCCGGAGAACCGCCTGAGTCTGATTCCACCGGCTCTGCTCAGGGATTTAGGATACAGTGATGAGACCACGCTGATCCTGGACGTGGGCTGTAACTCAGGG GAACTGAGCGGAGCTTTCTACAAACATCTGGTGCCTGAGGAACAGTCTGATAGGAGGAAAGTTCACCTCCTGGGCTTTGACTTGGATGAAACTCTTGTTCAGCGAGCGCAGGAGATAAACCCTCTGCCAAGCAGAATCACCTTCATCCCTCTCGACATCACCAAAGACACCAACCAGCTTCAGGACTACCTCAGCCAGCACGGTTGCTCCCACTTCCACTTGTGTCTGTGTCTAGCTGTGACCATGTGGGTCCATTTAAACCACGGAGACTCAGGcctgctgcagctgctctcTCGCCTGTCCTCCATGAGCCAGCACCTCCTGCTGGAGGCCCAGCCCTGGAAGTGTTATCGCTCTGCAGCCCGGCGGCTGAGGAAGCTGGGACGCTCGGACTTTGACCACTTTAAGACCCTGAAGATCCAAGGGGATGTGGCGGATCATGCCAGGGAACACCTGGAAAGACACTGTGGCATGGAGCTAATCCAGAGCTTTGGCAGCACTGCATGGGACCGTaagctgctgcttttcagaaAGACGTGA